Proteins encoded in a region of the Nonomuraea helvata genome:
- a CDS encoding SMI1/KNR4 family protein translates to MLKLVRLALTAVILTAIAVRLRRRAQMPDRQPPPPPPSPAKGTRMGLAWAAIAGIVTLTLAAAMIPTEAQEAAESRWRAYQAEQAAVTAELERLPTATAAPAVTVTPSPAPTWPPVEIPDPNCSPARRPATVRPVDPEVKRAVDRQWRRIERWLKANAPRTYRTLAGPGRARTIAIAESQMGVDFPDDLKASLLRHNGSRGRSVFGFWFDGADALGVREIRDTWRWLCSWERTDLGDDPATEYWNGRMIPFLHFAERDSEDMEYAVVDSAGGAVGWDDTISGMAPRLPSTYALLRAVADALEHGRAVDGWRPAVQRGALRWDDSP, encoded by the coding sequence GTGCTGAAGCTCGTACGGCTGGCGCTGACGGCGGTCATCCTGACCGCGATAGCGGTACGGCTGCGCCGCCGCGCCCAGATGCCCGACAGGCAGCCCCCACCACCCCCGCCGAGCCCGGCGAAGGGCACGCGGATGGGCCTGGCGTGGGCCGCCATCGCGGGGATCGTGACGCTGACGCTGGCGGCCGCCATGATCCCCACGGAGGCACAGGAGGCGGCCGAGTCGCGGTGGCGCGCGTACCAGGCCGAGCAGGCGGCGGTCACGGCCGAGCTGGAGCGGTTGCCCACTGCCACCGCCGCGCCGGCCGTCACAGTAACTCCGTCGCCGGCCCCCACCTGGCCGCCAGTCGAGATCCCCGACCCCAACTGCTCGCCCGCCCGGCGCCCGGCCACGGTGCGGCCGGTCGACCCGGAGGTCAAGCGGGCCGTGGACCGGCAGTGGCGGCGGATCGAGCGGTGGCTGAAGGCGAACGCGCCCCGGACGTACCGGACACTGGCCGGACCCGGCAGGGCGCGCACGATCGCGATCGCCGAGTCGCAGATGGGCGTGGACTTCCCCGACGACCTGAAGGCCTCGCTCCTGCGCCACAACGGCTCGCGCGGACGATCGGTCTTCGGCTTCTGGTTCGACGGCGCGGACGCGCTCGGCGTCCGCGAGATCAGGGACACCTGGCGCTGGCTCTGCTCCTGGGAGCGCACCGACCTCGGTGACGATCCCGCCACCGAATACTGGAACGGCCGGATGATCCCGTTCCTCCATTTCGCCGAGCGCGACTCGGAGGACATGGAGTACGCCGTGGTCGACTCCGCCGGGGGCGCCGTCGGATGGGACGACACGATCTCCGGCATGGCGCCTCGCCTGCCGTCCACGTACGCGCTGCTGCGGGCCGTCGCCGACGCCCTGGAGCACGGCAGGGCGGTAGACGGCTGGCGGCCCGCCGTCCAGCGAGGGGCGCTGCGCTGGGACGACAGCCCGTGA
- a CDS encoding aldo/keto reductase family protein, whose protein sequence is MEFRHLGRSGLKVSEISYGNWLTHGSQVEEDAAQQCVRAALDEGITTFDTADVYAATKAEEVLGRALKGVRRESLEIFTKVYWPTGPGQNDRGLSRKHITESINGSLRRLQTDYVDLYQAHRFDYETPLEETLKTFDDLVRQGKVLYVGVSEWNADQIAQALKIADEMGFDRIVSNQPQYSMLWRIIEGEIVPLSEKEGVGQIVWSPIAQGVLTGKYLPGQQPPEGSRATDDSGSAMIARFMNDDVLTRVQELKPIAADLGLSMAQLAVAWVLQNPNVSSAIVGASRPEQVRDNVKASGVKLDADVLKRIDDVLGSVVERDPSKTQSPRTRP, encoded by the coding sequence ATGGAATTCCGACACCTCGGTCGCAGCGGTCTCAAAGTAAGCGAGATCAGTTACGGAAACTGGCTGACCCACGGCTCCCAGGTCGAGGAGGACGCCGCCCAGCAGTGCGTGCGCGCGGCGCTCGACGAGGGCATCACCACGTTCGACACCGCGGACGTCTACGCGGCGACGAAGGCCGAGGAGGTGCTCGGCCGCGCGCTGAAGGGCGTGCGCAGGGAGTCGCTGGAGATCTTCACGAAGGTCTACTGGCCGACCGGCCCCGGCCAGAACGACCGCGGCCTGTCACGCAAGCACATCACCGAGTCCATCAACGGCTCGCTGCGCCGCCTCCAGACCGACTACGTCGACCTGTACCAGGCGCACCGTTTCGACTACGAGACGCCGCTCGAGGAGACGCTCAAGACGTTCGACGACCTCGTGCGCCAGGGCAAGGTCCTCTACGTCGGCGTCAGCGAGTGGAACGCCGACCAGATCGCCCAGGCCCTGAAGATCGCCGACGAGATGGGCTTCGACCGGATCGTCTCGAACCAGCCCCAGTACTCGATGCTGTGGCGGATCATCGAGGGCGAGATCGTGCCCCTCAGCGAGAAGGAGGGCGTGGGCCAGATCGTCTGGTCGCCGATCGCCCAGGGTGTCCTCACGGGCAAGTACCTGCCCGGGCAGCAGCCGCCGGAGGGCTCGCGGGCCACCGACGACAGCGGCAGCGCCATGATCGCCCGCTTCATGAACGACGACGTGCTGACCCGCGTCCAGGAGCTCAAGCCGATCGCCGCCGACCTCGGGCTGAGCATGGCGCAGCTGGCCGTCGCCTGGGTGCTGCAGAACCCGAACGTCTCCAGCGCCATCGTCGGCGCCAGCCGCCCCGAGCAGGTGCGCGACAACGTCAAGGCCTCGGGCGTCAAGCTGGACGCCGACGTGCTGAAGCGGATCGACGACGTGCTCGGCTCGGTCGTGGAGCGCGACCCGTCCAAGACGCAGAGCCCGCGCACCCGCCCGTAA
- a CDS encoding SCO2322 family protein gives MLRAYRVAAGAVLGAAALFSFPCSALADPGAARAWGVWQSDGTAWLAATAAYSPPDGSVIGWRFSAVPEGAPDGAAGESPGGDLPSFQAVCGKDTAASGHKRVVVAVDFGDGDADAYPGERPPGQGVLTCVTGAEDATTAQLLASVAKVRVNARGAVVAVSGYPSREEDGTDLTAAAPAARSGLPGTLIAGGAGAVALLTAGAVVAVRRRSRAAHRRPGTFPHP, from the coding sequence ATGCTGCGCGCGTATCGTGTTGCGGCCGGAGCCGTCCTCGGAGCGGCCGCGTTGTTCTCCTTCCCCTGCTCCGCGCTCGCCGATCCAGGGGCCGCGCGGGCGTGGGGCGTGTGGCAGAGCGACGGCACGGCCTGGCTGGCCGCGACGGCCGCGTACTCCCCGCCGGACGGCTCCGTCATCGGGTGGCGCTTCTCCGCGGTTCCTGAAGGGGCTCCGGACGGGGCGGCGGGCGAGTCGCCCGGCGGGGACCTGCCGTCGTTCCAGGCGGTGTGCGGCAAGGACACGGCCGCGTCCGGCCACAAGCGCGTGGTGGTGGCGGTGGACTTCGGCGACGGTGACGCCGACGCGTATCCCGGCGAGCGGCCTCCCGGCCAAGGGGTGCTGACGTGCGTCACGGGCGCCGAGGACGCCACCACCGCCCAGCTCCTCGCCTCCGTCGCCAAGGTCCGCGTGAACGCCCGGGGAGCCGTGGTGGCGGTCTCCGGCTACCCGTCCAGGGAGGAGGACGGCACCGACCTGACGGCCGCCGCCCCCGCTGCCAGGTCCGGTCTGCCGGGCACGCTGATCGCGGGCGGCGCGGGCGCGGTCGCCCTGCTGACCGCCGGCGCCGTGGTGGCGGTCCGCCGCCGTTCCAGAGCCGCCCATCGCCGTCCTGGAACGTTCCCACACCCCTGA
- a CDS encoding bifunctional adenosylcobinamide kinase/adenosylcobinamide-phosphate guanylyltransferase, whose protein sequence is MKLLLSGTAGATGWPEPGCRCASCAGLPSAHRRPFEVVVDGVVRFPFESLPPGYRACAGGLGLVCPDGSRLLCLPAGPTVPADGSARYDLVLIDLLDRPERLGELRRAGLADDRTLVVAVGLDHRVRSEEELARRLRLWGALAVPDGTELEIEPGRPSPALPEGGAPRRALLLGGSRSGKSAEAELRLAAEPYVTYVATGPGGAGDDEWAARVRAHRKRRPAHWTTVETTDLSEAIRNASTPLLVDGLGTWLAAVFDEHGAWEGDRAPVAERCDALVAAWRQAPARIVAVSDEVGMGVVPASASGRAFRDALGRLNERLATESDYVALVVTGRLLEL, encoded by the coding sequence GTGAAGCTGCTTCTCTCCGGTACGGCGGGCGCGACAGGGTGGCCGGAGCCCGGCTGCCGGTGCGCCTCGTGCGCCGGTCTCCCGTCCGCCCACCGGCGCCCCTTCGAGGTCGTCGTCGACGGCGTGGTCCGGTTCCCTTTCGAGAGCCTGCCGCCCGGCTACCGGGCCTGCGCCGGAGGGCTGGGCCTGGTCTGCCCGGACGGCTCCCGGCTGCTCTGCCTCCCGGCGGGTCCGACGGTGCCCGCGGACGGGTCCGCCCGGTACGACTTGGTGCTGATCGACCTGCTCGACCGGCCGGAACGGCTCGGGGAGCTGCGGCGGGCGGGGCTGGCGGACGACCGGACCCTGGTGGTCGCCGTAGGGCTGGATCACCGCGTCCGTTCGGAGGAGGAGCTGGCCAGGCGGCTGCGGCTGTGGGGCGCGCTCGCCGTTCCCGACGGGACGGAACTGGAGATCGAGCCCGGCCGGCCCTCACCCGCCCTCCCGGAGGGCGGGGCGCCGCGGCGGGCGCTACTGCTGGGCGGGTCACGGTCGGGGAAGTCGGCGGAGGCGGAGCTGCGGCTGGCGGCGGAGCCGTACGTCACTTATGTCGCGACAGGACCGGGCGGTGCGGGGGACGACGAATGGGCGGCGCGGGTGCGGGCGCATCGGAAGCGGCGGCCCGCGCACTGGACCACCGTCGAGACCACCGACCTCTCCGAGGCCATCCGGAACGCCTCCACCCCGCTGCTGGTCGACGGGCTCGGGACGTGGCTGGCGGCGGTGTTCGACGAGCACGGGGCCTGGGAGGGGGATCGCGCTCCGGTCGCCGAGCGCTGTGACGCGCTCGTGGCGGCGTGGCGGCAGGCGCCGGCGCGGATCGTGGCGGTGTCCGACGAGGTGGGGATGGGCGTGGTGCCCGCCTCGGCCAGCGGGCGGGCGTTCAGGGACGCGCTCGGACGACTCAACGAACGCCTCGCCACGGAATCCGACTACGTGGCGCTGGTGGTCACCGGACGCCTGCTCGAGCTTTGA
- a CDS encoding ABC transporter ATP-binding protein: MHVVELEDVGVRVVGKSLLVGVDWQVDYGDHWVILGPNGAGKTTLLSLAGAVRHPSEGTVKVLGHKLGRVDMRELRRHIGLVAASQRLIDEELLEQEGATAHTVVLTGHTGTSVPLWDKYGDGERERAHRLLADLGCKDLADRPFRVCSQGERARIRVARSLMGDPAVLLLDEPFAGLDLPSREDLITAVEDLAATRPVLTTVTVTHHLEEVPATTTHAMLMRDARVLAAGPVDDVLTPANLSDCFGRPLHVDRLDGRWYARAVRP, translated from the coding sequence ATGCACGTGGTTGAACTCGAAGACGTAGGTGTCCGGGTTGTCGGCAAGTCACTGCTGGTCGGCGTCGATTGGCAGGTCGACTACGGCGACCACTGGGTGATCCTCGGCCCCAACGGCGCGGGCAAGACGACACTGCTCTCGCTCGCGGGCGCCGTACGGCATCCCAGCGAGGGCACGGTCAAGGTGCTCGGCCACAAGCTCGGCCGGGTGGACATGCGGGAGCTGCGCCGCCACATCGGCCTGGTCGCGGCCAGCCAGCGGCTGATCGACGAGGAGCTGTTGGAGCAGGAGGGGGCGACCGCGCACACCGTGGTGCTCACCGGGCACACGGGGACGAGCGTTCCGCTCTGGGACAAGTACGGCGACGGCGAGCGGGAGCGGGCCCACCGGCTCCTGGCCGACCTGGGCTGCAAGGACCTGGCGGACCGGCCCTTCCGGGTCTGCTCACAGGGCGAGCGGGCCAGGATCAGGGTGGCCAGGTCGCTCATGGGGGACCCGGCGGTGCTGCTGCTCGACGAGCCGTTCGCGGGGCTCGACCTGCCGTCCAGGGAAGACCTCATCACCGCCGTCGAGGACCTGGCCGCGACCCGGCCCGTCCTCACCACCGTGACGGTCACCCACCACCTGGAGGAGGTGCCCGCGACGACCACGCACGCCATGCTCATGCGCGACGCCAGGGTGCTGGCCGCGGGCCCGGTGGACGACGTGCTCACCCCGGCCAACCTCTCCGACTGCTTCGGCCGCCCGCTGCACGTGGACCGCCTCGACGGCCGCTGGTACGCCAGAGCCGTCCGCCCCTGA
- a CDS encoding adenosylcobinamide-GDP ribazoletransferase, translating to MRLGEGLKLAVGTLSVFPVRVERVDREVAGHAMALAPAVGLVLGLIAGLPLLLPGPPPLLGAALAVGLLAVLTRGLHLDGLADLADGLGSGKPAAEALDIMKKSDIGPFGVMTLVLTLLIQVVAAAEAGFAAFVTACVAGRLALTWACRAGVPAARSDGLGAMVAGTVRRPTAWLVTLAALLAVAAPPGVSAPYGVFVLPLGLLAGLGAALLLLRHARRRLGGITGDVLGALVETAVAATLAVSVLLRYVS from the coding sequence ATGCGGCTTGGGGAAGGGCTGAAGCTCGCGGTCGGCACGCTCAGCGTGTTCCCCGTACGGGTCGAGCGGGTGGATCGGGAGGTCGCGGGGCACGCGATGGCGCTGGCCCCGGCCGTGGGACTCGTCCTCGGCCTGATCGCCGGGCTGCCGCTGCTCCTGCCCGGACCGCCGCCGCTGCTGGGGGCGGCGCTGGCGGTCGGGCTGCTGGCCGTGCTGACCCGGGGGCTGCACCTGGACGGGCTCGCCGACCTGGCGGACGGCCTGGGCAGCGGCAAGCCCGCCGCCGAGGCGCTCGACATCATGAAAAAGTCGGACATCGGGCCGTTCGGCGTGATGACCCTGGTGCTGACGCTGCTCATCCAGGTCGTCGCGGCGGCCGAGGCCGGGTTCGCGGCGTTCGTGACGGCCTGCGTGGCGGGGCGGCTGGCGCTGACGTGGGCCTGCCGGGCGGGCGTCCCCGCCGCCCGGAGCGACGGGCTCGGTGCGATGGTCGCGGGCACCGTACGCCGCCCCACCGCCTGGCTCGTCACCCTGGCCGCCCTGCTCGCCGTCGCCGCGCCGCCGGGTGTCTCCGCGCCGTACGGCGTGTTCGTGCTCCCGCTCGGCCTGCTCGCCGGGCTGGGCGCCGCTCTGCTGCTGCTCAGGCACGCGCGGCGGCGCCTCGGCGGGATCACGGGGGACGTGCTCGGCGCGCTCGTGGAGACCGCCGTGGCCGCCACGCTGGCGGTGAGCGTGCTGCTCCGCTACGTCAGCTGA
- a CDS encoding CPBP family intramembrane glutamic endopeptidase, with the protein MRRPLLIFTVLTFGLSWAVVLPLWFGGGLGSPLMTVLGGLMMFTPSVGVLGVWAVSRTPFRQWVRQTGLTFGERKGRTAVLMLTAWLGVPLLTFLALGISAAVGLVSLDVDHLSLLRATWRARGVEAPADLSTVAITQIVIAVVAGPILNGIPALGEEWGWRGWLVPRLVSTNGMLAGLLLSGFIWGLWHAPLTLLGYNYPRLGSWAALVFIGFCVLLGVVMGWLRLRTGSVWPGVVAHASVNAIAAVALLLGDAAAPPNELLAGITGVVGWVLLALLGAALLRFYPVRPEPVGPLAPAEPVS; encoded by the coding sequence ATGAGAAGACCTTTGCTCATCTTCACCGTCCTGACCTTCGGGTTGTCGTGGGCGGTGGTGCTGCCCCTGTGGTTCGGCGGCGGGCTCGGCTCGCCGCTGATGACGGTGCTCGGTGGGCTGATGATGTTCACCCCGAGCGTGGGCGTGCTCGGTGTGTGGGCCGTCTCGCGCACGCCGTTCCGCCAGTGGGTCAGGCAGACCGGCCTCACGTTCGGTGAGCGCAAGGGCCGCACCGCCGTGCTGATGCTGACGGCCTGGCTGGGCGTGCCGCTGCTGACGTTCCTGGCCCTCGGGATCAGCGCCGCCGTCGGGCTGGTCTCGTTGGACGTCGATCACCTCAGCCTGCTGCGGGCCACCTGGCGGGCGCGCGGCGTCGAGGCGCCCGCCGATCTGAGCACGGTGGCCATCACGCAGATCGTGATAGCCGTCGTGGCCGGGCCCATCCTGAACGGGATCCCGGCGCTGGGGGAGGAGTGGGGCTGGCGCGGCTGGCTGGTGCCGAGGCTCGTGTCCACCAACGGCATGCTCGCCGGGCTGCTGCTGTCGGGCTTCATCTGGGGGCTGTGGCACGCCCCGCTGACCTTGCTCGGCTACAACTACCCGAGGCTGGGCTCCTGGGCGGCCCTGGTCTTCATCGGCTTCTGCGTGCTGCTGGGGGTCGTGATGGGGTGGCTGCGGCTCCGCACGGGGAGCGTGTGGCCCGGGGTCGTGGCGCACGCCTCGGTGAACGCCATCGCCGCGGTCGCGCTGCTGCTGGGCGACGCCGCCGCGCCGCCGAACGAGCTGCTGGCCGGGATCACCGGCGTGGTCGGCTGGGTGCTGCTCGCGCTGCTCGGCGCGGCCCTGCTGCGCTTCTATCCGGTACGCCCGGAGCCTGTCGGGCCGCTCGCGCCCGCCGAGCCGGTCAGCTGA
- a CDS encoding GntR family transcriptional regulator produces MLLTLDLNDARPLHEQVAGAIRRAIGEGSYRPGERLPPARDLAQVLGINPNTVLRALRDLRDEGLLEFRRGRGVSVAGRADGRALLAQRARELLEEARKYGYGREDLITILEELP; encoded by the coding sequence ATGTTGCTGACATTGGATCTGAACGACGCGCGGCCCCTGCACGAGCAAGTGGCGGGCGCGATCCGCCGCGCCATCGGCGAGGGCTCGTACCGCCCCGGCGAGCGCCTGCCTCCGGCCCGTGATCTGGCGCAGGTTCTCGGCATCAACCCCAACACGGTGCTGCGCGCGCTGCGCGACCTGCGGGACGAGGGGCTGCTGGAGTTCAGGCGCGGCCGGGGGGTCAGCGTGGCGGGGCGGGCGGACGGCCGCGCCCTGCTCGCGCAGCGGGCGCGCGAACTGCTGGAGGAGGCCAGGAAGTACGGCTACGGCCGCGAGGACCTCATCACCATCCTGGAGGAACTGCCATGA
- a CDS encoding leucyl aminopeptidase produces the protein MTTVRLNSADPVSVDTDALIVGFRSGPEGPRATTGSDSLDAAFGGKLADSLKAVAFSGKAGELVKLPTFGAIAAPLLVAVGLGDSADAEGLRRAAGAAVRSLAGTARAALALPAETPEEAEAVALGALLGAYAFSRYRTDGEQKAPVDELTVVSGQSDSVAERAGVLADSVALVRDLVNTPPSDLWPAKFAEIAEQEGNKVGLTVEVLDDKQLKDGGYGGIVGVGQGSANLPRLVRLSYTHPEAGKRLAFVGKGITFDSGGLSLKPSAAMDWMKSDMGGAGAVLGAMIGIARLGLPVNAVGYLCLAENLPSGTAQRPSDVIHSYSGKTVEVLDTDAEGRLVLMDGIARAAEDQPDLIVDVATLTGAQIVALGWRTAGVMANDDAVRELVVESAQAAGEGAWGMPLPEELRRGLDSPVADIANLQPERWGSMLAAGIFLKEFVPEGVRWAHIDMAGPAFNKGEPYGYTPKGGTGAITRTLIGLAERHASI, from the coding sequence GTGACCACTGTGCGGCTGAACTCAGCAGATCCAGTCTCGGTTGACACCGACGCGTTGATCGTCGGCTTCAGGTCAGGCCCGGAAGGCCCACGGGCCACCACGGGCTCCGACTCCCTTGACGCCGCCTTCGGCGGCAAGCTCGCCGACTCCCTCAAGGCCGTCGCCTTCTCCGGCAAGGCAGGTGAGCTGGTCAAGCTGCCCACGTTCGGCGCCATAGCCGCTCCCCTGCTGGTCGCGGTGGGCCTGGGCGACTCCGCCGACGCCGAGGGCCTGCGCCGCGCCGCCGGCGCCGCCGTACGCTCCCTCGCCGGCACCGCCAGGGCCGCGCTCGCCCTGCCCGCCGAGACCCCCGAGGAGGCCGAGGCCGTCGCGCTCGGCGCGCTGCTCGGCGCGTACGCCTTCTCCCGTTACCGCACGGACGGCGAGCAGAAGGCGCCGGTCGACGAGCTCACCGTGGTCTCGGGCCAGTCCGACTCCGTCGCCGAGCGCGCCGGCGTCCTGGCCGACTCGGTCGCCCTGGTCCGCGACCTGGTCAACACGCCTCCCTCCGACCTGTGGCCGGCCAAGTTCGCCGAGATCGCCGAGCAGGAGGGCAACAAGGTCGGCCTGACCGTCGAGGTGCTCGACGACAAGCAGCTCAAGGACGGCGGCTACGGCGGCATCGTCGGCGTCGGCCAGGGCTCGGCCAATCTGCCGCGCCTGGTCCGCCTGTCCTACACCCACCCGGAGGCCGGCAAGCGACTGGCGTTCGTGGGCAAGGGCATCACGTTCGACTCGGGCGGCCTGTCGCTCAAGCCGTCGGCGGCGATGGACTGGATGAAGTCCGACATGGGCGGCGCGGGCGCGGTGCTCGGCGCCATGATCGGCATCGCCAGGCTCGGCCTGCCGGTGAACGCCGTCGGCTACCTCTGCCTGGCGGAGAACCTGCCGAGCGGCACCGCGCAGCGCCCCTCCGACGTCATCCACAGCTACAGCGGCAAGACCGTCGAGGTGCTCGACACCGACGCCGAGGGCCGCCTGGTGCTCATGGACGGCATCGCCAGGGCCGCCGAGGACCAGCCCGACCTGATCGTCGACGTGGCCACCCTCACCGGCGCCCAGATCGTCGCGCTGGGCTGGCGCACGGCCGGCGTCATGGCCAACGACGACGCCGTCAGGGAGCTGGTCGTCGAGTCCGCCCAGGCCGCGGGCGAGGGCGCGTGGGGCATGCCGCTCCCCGAGGAGCTGCGCAGGGGCCTCGACTCGCCTGTCGCCGACATCGCCAACCTCCAGCCGGAGCGCTGGGGCAGCATGCTGGCGGCGGGGATCTTCCTGAAGGAGTTCGTGCCCGAGGGCGTGCGCTGGGCCCACATCGACATGGCCGGCCCCGCGTTCAACAAGGGCGAGCCGTACGGTTACACCCCCAAGGGCGGCACGGGCGCCATCACCCGCACACTCATCGGACTCGCAGAGCGGCACGCGAGCATCTGA
- the lpdA gene encoding dihydrolipoyl dehydrogenase, which produces MAYDIVVLGGGSGGYACALRAAELGKSVALIEKDKIGGTCLHRGCIPTKALLHSAEVADETRESESYGVKARFDGIDVPGVHAFKDKIVTRAWKGVQGLLKAAGVTIVEGEGRMVGPNRVQVGSEVYEGRNLVLATGSAPKTLPGLEIDGERVITSEHTLKMDRVPTSVIVLGGGVIGVELASVYRSFGAEVTIVEALPHLLPTEEESSSKLLERAFRRRGIKYELGVFFDSAKTTETGVVVTLANGKTLDAELLLVAVGRGAVSAGMGFEEQGVAIERGAVVVDEHCRTSVPGVYAIGDLIPTLQLAHAGFAEGIMVAEHIAGLNPPPIDYAGVPRITYSDPEVASVGITSAQAAERGIEIVEQVYDLAGNPKSQILGTSGAVKVIAQKDGPVVGVHMVGRRIGELVTEGQLIYNWEALPAEVAQLIHAHPTQSEAMGEAMLALAGKPLHVHN; this is translated from the coding sequence GTGGCCTATGACATCGTCGTCCTAGGTGGCGGCAGCGGCGGTTACGCCTGCGCGCTTCGGGCGGCTGAGCTGGGCAAGTCGGTCGCGCTGATCGAAAAGGACAAGATCGGCGGCACCTGCCTCCACAGGGGATGCATCCCCACGAAGGCCCTGCTCCACTCCGCCGAGGTCGCCGACGAGACCCGCGAGAGCGAGTCGTACGGCGTCAAGGCGCGCTTCGACGGCATCGACGTGCCGGGCGTGCACGCGTTCAAGGACAAGATCGTGACGCGGGCCTGGAAGGGCGTGCAGGGCCTGCTGAAGGCCGCGGGCGTGACGATCGTCGAGGGCGAGGGCCGCATGGTCGGGCCCAACCGCGTCCAGGTGGGCTCGGAGGTCTACGAGGGCCGCAACCTCGTCCTGGCCACCGGCTCGGCGCCCAAGACGCTGCCGGGCCTGGAGATCGACGGCGAGCGCGTCATCACCAGCGAGCACACCCTCAAGATGGACCGCGTGCCCACGTCCGTCATCGTCCTGGGCGGCGGCGTGATCGGCGTCGAGCTCGCCAGCGTCTACCGCTCGTTCGGTGCCGAGGTCACGATCGTCGAGGCGCTGCCGCACCTGCTGCCGACCGAGGAGGAGTCCAGCTCCAAGCTGCTGGAGCGGGCTTTCCGCCGCCGCGGGATCAAGTACGAGCTGGGCGTCTTCTTCGACAGCGCCAAGACCACCGAGACGGGCGTGGTCGTCACCCTGGCCAACGGCAAGACCCTCGACGCCGAGCTGCTGCTCGTCGCGGTCGGGCGGGGCGCCGTCTCGGCGGGCATGGGCTTCGAGGAGCAGGGCGTCGCCATCGAGCGCGGCGCGGTCGTGGTCGACGAGCACTGCCGGACCTCCGTGCCCGGCGTCTACGCCATCGGCGACCTGATCCCGACCCTGCAGCTCGCGCACGCCGGGTTCGCGGAGGGCATCATGGTGGCCGAGCACATCGCCGGCCTCAACCCGCCGCCCATCGACTACGCGGGCGTGCCCCGCATCACCTACTCCGACCCCGAGGTGGCCTCCGTCGGGATCACCTCGGCGCAGGCCGCCGAGCGCGGCATCGAGATCGTCGAGCAGGTCTACGACCTCGCGGGAAACCCCAAGAGCCAGATCCTCGGCACCTCAGGCGCCGTGAAGGTCATCGCCCAGAAGGACGGCCCGGTCGTCGGTGTCCACATGGTGGGCCGGCGCATCGGCGAGCTCGTCACGGAAGGGCAGCTGATCTACAACTGGGAGGCCCTGCCCGCAGAGGTCGCCCAGCTCATCCACGCACACCCGACCCAGTCCGAGGCCATGGGTGAGGCGATGCTGGCCCTGGCCGGCAAGCCGCTGCACGTACACAACTAG